The following coding sequences lie in one Carassius carassius chromosome 1, fCarCar2.1, whole genome shotgun sequence genomic window:
- the LOC132151817 gene encoding histone chaperone asf1b-A, with protein sequence MAKVQVLNVAVLDNPSPFGNPFQFEVTFECMEDLPEDLEWKIIYVGSAESEEHDQTLDSVLVGPVPAGRHMFVFQADAPNPALIPESDAVGVTVVLITCTYRGQEFIRIGYYVNNEYTDTELRENPPLKPDYGQLQRNILASNPRVTRFHINWEGCAEKMEDSENVDPAPNAMLPPSCTPGKAPPLGLVPENSMDCL encoded by the exons ATGGCAAAAGTGCAAGTGCTAAATGTAGCTGTCCTGGACAACCCGAGTCCATTTGGAAACCCGTTTCAGTTCGAAGTAACGTTTGAGTGCATGGAGGATCTTCCCGAGG ATCTTGAATGGAAGATTATTTATGTGGGCTCAGCAGAAAGTGAAGAGCATGATCAGACTCTTGACTCTGTCCTGGTTGGTCCAGTTCCTGCAGGCCGACATATGTTCGTGTTTCAG GCAGATGCTCCAAACCCTGCCCTAATACCTGAGAGTGATGCTGTGGGTGTCACTGTTGTTCTGATCACATGCACATACAGAGGACAGGAGTTCATACGCATTGGCTACTACGTTAACAATGAGTACACGGACACTGAGCTTCGTGAGAATCCGCCCCTCAAACCTGACTATGGACAG CTCCAGAGGAACATTCTGGCTTCCAACCCACGTGTAACCAGATTTCACATCAACTGGGAGGGATGTGCTGAGAAAATGGAGGATTCAGAGAACGTGGACCCTGCACCCAACGCCATGTTGCCCCCATCCTGCACTCCGGGAAAAGCACCTCCACTCGGCCTGGTGCCAGAGAACTCCATGGACTGTTTGTAG
- the LOC132151824 gene encoding protein crumbs homolog 3-like yields the protein MIRQVGRLAGSFLLLLLLRNVSAPGEMNTMPNSTTAPSSGPNIVAIVVPTVVVGLLAILTAVLVFLFCVVKKKRQTEGTYQPSAEEQSGARSVETPDALKLPKEERLI from the exons ATGATACGGCAGGTTGGGAGGTTGGCAGGGAGTtttttgctgctgctgcttctcaGGAATGTTTCGGCCCCGG GGGAAATGAACACAATGCCCAATAGCACTACAGCTCCCAGCTCT GGCCCTAATATTGTGGCCATTGTAGTACCAACTGTGGTCGTGGGACTGCTGGCTATTTTGACAGCTGTTCTGGTGTTTCTGTTCTGCGTGGTAAAGAAGAAGAGACAGACGGAAGGGACGTATCAACCCAGCGCAGAGGAGCAGTCAGGAGCACGTAGTGTGGAGACGCCTGACGCTCTGAAATTACCCAAGGAGGAGAGACTGATTTAA
- the LOC132151831 gene encoding tubulin beta chain isoform X1, with protein MDSVRSGPFGQIFRPDNFVFGQSGAGNNWAKGHYTEGAELVDSVLDVVRKEAESCDCLQGFQLTHSLGGGTGSGMGTLLISKIREEYPDRIMNTFSVVPSPKVSDTVVEPYNATLSVHQLVENTDETYCIDNEALYDICFRTLKLTTPTYGDLNHLVSATMSGVTTCLRFPGQLNADLRKLAVNMVPFPRLHFFMPGFAPLTSRGSQQYRSLSVPELTQQMFDAKNMMAACDPRHGRYLTVAAVFRGRMSMKEVDEQMLNVQNKNSSYFVEWIPNNVKTAVCDIPPRGLKMAATFIGNSTAIQELFKRISEQFTAMFRRKAFLHWYTGEGMDEMEFTEAESNMNDLVSEYQQYQDATAEEGEFEEEGEEEVA; from the exons ATGGATTCAGTTCGTTCTGGACCCTTTGGACAGATATTTAGACCTGACAACTTTGTGTTTG GTCAGAGTGGTGCTGGAAACAACTGGGCCAAAGGTCACTACACAGAAGGAGCAGAGCTGGTGGACTCAGTACTAGATGTTGTTCGTAAGGAAGCAGAAAGCTGCGATTGCCTGCAAGGCTTCCAGCTCACCCACTCTCTCGGCGGAGGCACTGGCTCCGGCATGGGCACCCTCCTCATCAGCAAGATCCGTGAAGAGTATCCCGACCGCATCATGAACACCTTCAGCGTGGTACCCTCGCCCAAGGTGTCCGACACCGTGGTGGAGCCCTACAACGCCACGCTGTCCGTCCACCAGCTGGTTGAGAACACAGACGAGACCTACTGCATCGACAACGAGGCTCTCTACGACATCTGCTTTCGCACTCTCAAACTCACCACACCAACGTACGGTGACCTCAACCACCTTGTCTCGGCCACCATGAGCGGCGTCACCACCTGCCTCCGCTTCCCCGGCCAGCTCAACGCAGACCTTCGCAAACTGGCCGTCAACATGGTGCCCTTCCCACGCCTCCACTTCTTCATGCCCGGGTTCGCTCCCCTCACCAGCCGAGGCAGCCAGCAGTACCGCTCGCTCTCTGTGCCTGAGCTCACGCAGCAGATGTTTGACGCCAAGAACATGATGGCCGCCTGCGACCCCCGTCACGGCCGCTACCTGACCGTAGCCGCTGTCTTCCGCGGACGCATGTCCATGAAGGAGGTGGACGAGCAGATGCTGAACGTCCAGAACAAGAACAGCAGCTACTTCGTCGAGTGGATCCCCAACAACGTCAAGACTGCCGTGTGCGACATCCCACCCCGCGGGCTCAAAATGGCAGCCACCTTCATCGGCAACAGCACTGCCATCCAGGAGCTGTTCAAGAGAATCTCGGAGCAGTTCACAGCTATGTTCAGGCGCAAGGCTTTCCTGCATTGGTACACCGGCGAGGGCATGGATGAGATGGAGTTCACCGAGGCCGAGAGCAACATGAACGACCTGGTGTCCGAGTACCAGCAGTACCAAGACGCCACCGCCGAAGAGGGCGAGTTTGAAGAGGAGGGCGAGGAGGAGGTCGCGTAA